In one window of Aceticella autotrophica DNA:
- a CDS encoding IS110 family transposase, with product MALKIVYKICCGIDVHKTFVVACIASTNKQGITTYKSHLFSTYTKGLKELLQWLLDNNCKDVCMESTGKYWIPVYNVLEKDCSIVLAHPKYVKAIRGKKTDKKDAKWIADLFKHDLVAGSFMPPADIRQLRDLMRYRYKLTCFMSSEKNRLQNCLTVSNIQLGNVVSDTFGKSSKRIIDKILENPLDTSFDIQPLIHGSMKNKISELELAVDGYITPEQAGKLKVIKRHLEDLDARKAELEKLILALASPYQQELDLILTAPSFKNPFSAITVISEIGVNMEAFPSAKHLCSWAGLAPTNNESAGKKKSVRVSKAGCYIKPLLVQCANSVVKSEKHPEIRNRYLRIKKRRGHKKAIIAIARMLLTALYNMLKKKETYNAELYKKSDAFPAKREITVEQAILLAQLQGYKIKPAI from the coding sequence ATGGCTTTAAAAATCGTGTATAAAATCTGTTGTGGAATTGATGTTCACAAAACCTTTGTAGTTGCTTGCATCGCTTCCACAAACAAACAAGGTATTACCACCTACAAAAGCCATCTCTTTTCTACCTACACCAAAGGCTTGAAAGAGCTGTTACAATGGCTTTTGGACAATAATTGCAAGGATGTTTGCATGGAATCTACAGGCAAATACTGGATTCCAGTGTACAACGTCTTGGAAAAAGATTGTTCTATTGTACTTGCACATCCTAAGTATGTTAAGGCTATCCGTGGTAAAAAAACTGATAAGAAAGATGCAAAATGGATTGCTGACCTGTTTAAGCATGATCTTGTTGCCGGTAGCTTTATGCCCCCTGCTGATATTCGTCAGCTTCGTGACCTAATGCGCTATCGTTACAAACTAACCTGCTTTATGTCCAGTGAAAAGAACAGACTCCAAAACTGTCTCACGGTTTCTAACATCCAGTTGGGAAACGTTGTTTCGGACACTTTTGGTAAAAGTTCTAAAAGAATTATTGATAAGATTTTAGAAAATCCTCTTGATACCTCTTTTGATATTCAACCTTTAATTCATGGCTCTATGAAAAATAAAATTTCAGAATTAGAGCTCGCCGTTGATGGTTACATTACACCTGAACAGGCTGGTAAATTAAAGGTCATTAAGAGACATCTTGAAGATTTAGACGCCCGGAAAGCAGAGTTAGAAAAACTGATTCTTGCGCTCGCCAGTCCCTATCAACAAGAACTCGACCTGATTCTAACCGCTCCATCATTTAAAAATCCTTTCTCTGCAATTACTGTCATTTCAGAGATTGGTGTCAACATGGAGGCTTTTCCTTCGGCGAAACACTTATGCTCATGGGCTGGTCTTGCACCTACCAACAATGAAAGTGCAGGGAAGAAAAAGTCTGTCCGGGTTTCTAAAGCCGGATGCTATATCAAGCCACTTTTAGTACAATGTGCTAATTCTGTGGTTAAAAGTGAAAAGCATCCAGAAATCCGTAACCGCTATTTGCGCATCAAAAAGCGTCGCGGCCACAAGAAGGCAATCATTGCTATTGCAAGAATGCTTCTTACAGCATTATACAACATGTTGAAGAAGAAAGAAACATATAATGCTGAATTATATAAAAAATCTGATGCTTTTCCAGCAAAACGCGAGATTACGGTTGAGCAAGCTATACTATTAGCTCAGCTTCAAGGCTATAAAATAAAGCCAGCTATTTAG
- the mltG gene encoding endolytic transglycosylase MltG translates to MINVKNKRKKGSRLLIIIVIFFILSSFLYYENLFTPVSNSNIQKIVKIPDGYTTQDIAKVLYSEGLIKNKSFFILRVKANNCENKIKAGKYLLSTNMTTDEIINKLKSGKSQIDTIKFTIPEGFTVEDIANRLSDMGLANKDKFMWEAQNGVFNYDFLKNIPQNRPNRLEGYLFPDTYEISIGTNEHDIIKLMLSRFDNIYQKYIRNNSANIGMNPDQVVIVASMIEKEAKVEKDRPLIAGIIYNRLKKNMKLQIDATVQYALGVHKDKLSYKDLEIKSPYNTYTNFGLPVGPISNPGLKSIEAALYPKHNDYYYYFAKNDGTHVFSQTYRQHLEEQKKTGNH, encoded by the coding sequence ATGATAAATGTAAAAAACAAAAGAAAAAAGGGGAGTAGATTATTAATAATTATTGTAATATTTTTTATTTTATCTTCTTTTTTGTATTATGAAAATTTATTTACTCCTGTTAGTAATAGCAATATACAGAAAATTGTCAAAATACCTGATGGTTATACAACACAAGATATTGCAAAAGTTCTTTATTCGGAAGGTCTTATAAAAAATAAATCATTTTTCATACTAAGAGTAAAAGCTAATAATTGTGAAAATAAAATTAAAGCTGGGAAATATCTTTTAAGTACAAATATGACTACAGATGAAATAATAAATAAACTTAAATCTGGGAAATCTCAGATTGATACAATAAAATTTACTATTCCGGAGGGATTTACGGTCGAAGACATTGCTAATAGGCTTTCAGATATGGGGCTTGCAAATAAAGATAAGTTTATGTGGGAAGCACAGAATGGGGTATTTAATTATGATTTTTTAAAGAATATTCCTCAAAATCGTCCTAATAGATTAGAAGGATATCTTTTTCCTGATACCTATGAGATAAGTATTGGTACTAATGAACATGACATAATAAAATTAATGCTTTCAAGGTTTGATAATATATATCAAAAGTATATTAGAAATAATTCTGCAAACATTGGAATGAATCCTGATCAGGTTGTAATTGTTGCATCGATGATTGAGAAAGAGGCTAAGGTAGAAAAAGATAGACCCTTGATTGCTGGAATTATATATAATAGACTTAAAAAAAATATGAAACTGCAAATAGATGCTACAGTACAATATGCATTAGGAGTTCATAAGGATAAGTTGTCATATAAGGATTTGGAAATTAAATCTCCTTATAATACCTATACAAATTTTGGCTTGCCGGTAGGACCTATAAGTAATCCCGGTTTGAAGTCTATTGAGGCTGCATTATATCCTAAACATAATGACTACTATTATTATTTTGCAAAAAACGATGGTACACATGTGTTTAGTCAGACATATAGACAGCATTTAGAAGAACAGAAAAAAACAGGAAATCATTAA
- a CDS encoding ribonuclease J, with protein sequence MYLTNKAKLKIIPLGGLNEIGKNMTVFEYGNDIIVVDCGLAFPDDEMLGIDLVIPDISYLLKNKDKVKAIVLTHGHEDHIGALPYVLKQLNLPIYGTRLTLGLVENKLKEYGLLRDSKLITVKPKETVKIGQFKIEFIRTTHSIADSVALAIHTPVGVIFHSGDFKIDYTPIAGEVADFHRFAELGAQGVLVMLCDSTNIERPGYTMSERTVGETFDNLFRKAEQRIIVATFASNIHRVQQIIDSAHKFGRKVAISGRSMINVVNVAKELGYLDIPADILIDLDEANKLSFDKVVIITTGSQGEPMSALTRMASSEHKKVEIVPGDTVIISASAIPGNEKFISRVINQLFKKGAEVIYDTLADVHVSGHACQEEIKLLHTLIKPRFFIPVHGEYRHLKQHAHLAESLGMDPKNIFIADNGTVLEFTKSSGRITGTVTAGKVLVDGLGVGDVGNIVLRDRKHLSQDGLFVVVVTISKEKRSIIAGPDIISRGFVYVRESEDLIEEAKNLVRKTLSQCEKDDICEWTSIKTMIKDCLSSLLYEKTKRNPMILPIIMEI encoded by the coding sequence ATGTATTTGACAAACAAAGCAAAATTGAAAATAATTCCACTGGGTGGGCTTAACGAGATCGGTAAGAATATGACTGTATTTGAATACGGAAACGACATAATAGTTGTGGATTGTGGTCTTGCCTTTCCGGATGATGAGATGCTTGGAATAGATCTGGTTATTCCGGATATATCCTATTTATTGAAAAATAAGGACAAAGTGAAAGCTATTGTTTTGACACATGGACATGAAGATCACATAGGAGCACTTCCATATGTTTTAAAACAGTTAAATTTACCTATATATGGAACACGTTTAACCTTGGGTCTTGTTGAGAATAAATTAAAAGAGTACGGTTTATTAAGGGATAGCAAATTAATAACTGTAAAACCAAAAGAAACAGTTAAGATAGGGCAATTCAAAATAGAATTCATAAGAACAACACATAGCATAGCAGATTCAGTTGCACTGGCAATTCACACACCGGTGGGAGTAATATTTCATTCTGGGGACTTTAAAATTGATTATACACCGATTGCCGGAGAGGTTGCTGACTTTCACAGGTTTGCAGAACTTGGAGCACAAGGAGTTTTGGTAATGTTATGTGATAGTACAAATATTGAAAGACCCGGTTATACAATGTCTGAAAGGACAGTAGGAGAAACCTTTGACAATCTTTTTAGAAAAGCGGAACAAAGGATTATTGTTGCAACATTTGCATCAAATATACACAGAGTCCAGCAAATAATTGATTCTGCACATAAGTTTGGACGCAAAGTTGCCATTTCCGGAAGAAGTATGATAAATGTTGTTAATGTTGCAAAGGAACTGGGTTATTTAGATATACCTGCTGATATATTAATAGACCTTGATGAAGCAAATAAGCTTTCCTTTGATAAAGTTGTTATAATAACGACAGGAAGTCAAGGCGAGCCCATGTCTGCACTTACGCGTATGGCATCATCGGAACACAAAAAGGTGGAAATTGTTCCCGGTGATACTGTAATTATTTCAGCATCAGCAATCCCAGGAAATGAAAAGTTTATTTCCAGAGTAATAAATCAATTATTTAAAAAAGGAGCAGAAGTTATTTATGATACATTAGCAGATGTTCATGTATCGGGTCATGCTTGCCAAGAAGAAATAAAATTACTTCACACACTAATTAAACCGAGGTTTTTTATTCCCGTACATGGAGAATATCGACATTTAAAACAGCATGCACATCTTGCTGAAAGTCTTGGCATGGATCCAAAAAATATTTTTATTGCTGATAATGGTACAGTTCTTGAATTTACAAAAAGTTCTGGAAGAATTACCGGTACAGTAACAGCAGGTAAGGTTCTAGTGGATGGACTGGGAGTAGGAGATGTTGGAAATATTGTATTAAGAGATAGAAAACATCTATCACAGGATGGATTGTTTGTAGTTGTAGTTACAATTTCGAAAGAAAAAAGAAGCATAATAGCAGGACCTGATATTATATCACGTGGTTTTGTTTATGTCAGAGAATCAGAAGATTTGATTGAAGAAGCAAAAAACCTTGTTAGAAAGACATTGAGTCAATGCGAAAAAGATGATATATGTGAGTGGACTTCAATAAAAACAATGATAAAAGATTGTTTAAGTAGTTTATTATACGAAAAAACCAAAAGGAATCCTATGATATTACCAATAATAATGGAAATCTAA
- a CDS encoding IreB family regulatory phosphoprotein, with protein sequence MVDKNNETMRYHVENEKNKAKEILLKVYNALSEKGYNPINQIVGYLLSGDPTYITSHENARNLIRKIERDELIEELVKNYLEK encoded by the coding sequence ATGGTTGATAAAAATAATGAAACGATGAGATACCATGTGGAAAATGAAAAAAACAAAGCTAAGGAAATATTGCTAAAGGTGTATAATGCTCTTTCTGAGAAGGGTTATAACCCTATTAATCAGATAGTTGGCTATCTATTATCAGGTGACCCAACATATATAACAAGCCATGAAAATGCGAGAAACCTTATTAGAAAGATTGAAAGAGATGAATTAATCGAAGAACTCGTGAAAAATTATTTAGAGAAATAA
- a CDS encoding YlbF family regulator, which translates to MNVYDKAYELKKAIEQLPEYISYKEAVKKINSNEQNKRMLKDFKEKQLEIHVKELSGKKPDEQEIESLKKLYDILNLNPDLSSYLYAEYTFSKIMDDITKIITEVVNVNSTNK; encoded by the coding sequence ATGAATGTATATGATAAGGCATATGAGTTGAAAAAGGCAATCGAACAGTTACCGGAATATATTTCTTATAAAGAAGCTGTTAAAAAAATAAATTCAAATGAACAAAACAAAAGAATGTTAAAGGACTTCAAGGAAAAACAACTGGAAATACATGTCAAAGAATTATCCGGTAAAAAACCAGATGAGCAGGAAATAGAATCTTTGAAAAAGTTATATGATATTTTAAATTTGAATCCTGATTTAAGTTCATATTTGTATGCAGAATATACTTTCTCGAAGATAATGGATGATATAACAAAGATTATAACGGAGGTCGTTAACGTAAATTCTACGAACAAGTGA
- a CDS encoding O-methyltransferase — MNEIEMKHLRPYRNKELLKEIEFYAETNYIPIIKPEVANFLNIIIKIKKPLNILEIGTAIGYSAIIMLNSYKNAKLLTIEKDIDRAEMARNNFKRASLLDRVELILGDAIEVLPNLNKKYDVIFIDASKGHYEEFFNECLRILNKDGLLICDNILYKGYIEGEMSVKHKRRTIVYRMRNFIDTLVNKSELTTSIIPIGDGLSLSIKEGCKVEIKNINCNKNKRA, encoded by the coding sequence ATGAATGAAATTGAAATGAAACATTTAAGACCATATAGAAACAAAGAATTATTAAAAGAAATAGAATTCTATGCTGAAACAAATTATATTCCTATTATCAAACCGGAAGTAGCAAATTTTTTAAACATAATTATTAAAATAAAAAAACCTCTAAATATCCTTGAGATAGGTACTGCAATTGGATATTCTGCTATCATTATGTTAAATTCATATAAAAATGCAAAATTGCTGACAATAGAAAAGGATATAGACAGGGCAGAAATGGCAAGGAATAATTTTAAAAGAGCATCCCTTCTCGACAGAGTAGAATTGATATTGGGTGATGCGATAGAGGTTCTTCCAAATTTAAACAAGAAATATGATGTAATATTTATAGATGCTTCTAAAGGTCATTACGAAGAATTTTTTAATGAGTGTTTACGAATCTTAAATAAGGATGGCTTACTTATATGTGATAATATATTGTATAAGGGATATATAGAAGGGGAAATGAGTGTGAAGCATAAGAGGAGGACAATTGTATACAGAATGAGAAATTTTATTGATACACTTGTTAATAAAAGCGAACTTACAACATCAATAATACCGATTGGGGACGGATTGTCTTTAAGCATTAAGGAGGGATGTAAGGTTGAAATTAAAAATATAAATTGCAATAAGAATAAAAGGGCATAG
- a CDS encoding Fur family transcriptional regulator yields MNNIDNLKNSLRQKGFKLTTQRRVILDVIMENQGKHLSPEEIYDLVKKKYPDIGLATVYRTLQLFDDLGIIFKVNFDDGRSRYELHHDENHQHHHLICLKCGNVIEMEGDLLENLEEIIEKTKHFQIIDHNVKFFGYCSKCRINH; encoded by the coding sequence ATGAATAATATAGACAATCTTAAAAATAGTTTAAGGCAAAAGGGATTTAAACTTACAACACAAAGACGTGTAATACTTGATGTTATTATGGAAAACCAAGGGAAGCATTTATCTCCGGAGGAAATATATGACCTTGTCAAGAAAAAATATCCAGACATAGGACTTGCAACTGTTTATAGAACCCTTCAGCTTTTTGATGACCTTGGAATCATCTTTAAAGTGAATTTTGATGACGGTAGAAGCAGATATGAGTTGCATCATGATGAAAATCATCAACATCATCATTTAATATGCCTTAAATGTGGAAATGTGATAGAAATGGAAGGAGACTTATTGGAAAATCTTGAGGAAATTATTGAAAAAACAAAACACTTTCAGATTATTGACCATAATGTGAAATTTTTCGGTTACTGCAGTAAATGCAGAATAAATCATTGA
- the ruvX gene encoding Holliday junction resolvase RuvX, with product MRIIGLDLGDKTIGIAFSDPSGLIAQGMKTIRRTVENEDIEEIKKIVENFMVEEIVVGFPKNMNGSIGPQGEKVIRFVENLKKEISLPIFLWDERLTTVEANRMLIEKADVRRSKRKLLIDKVAATLILQSYLDSKRKN from the coding sequence TTGCGCATAATAGGATTAGATTTAGGCGATAAAACAATTGGTATTGCTTTTAGTGATCCATCAGGTCTTATTGCACAGGGAATGAAAACAATAAGGAGAACGGTAGAAAATGAAGATATAGAAGAAATAAAAAAGATCGTCGAAAATTTTATGGTTGAAGAAATTGTTGTGGGATTTCCTAAAAACATGAATGGTTCGATAGGACCTCAAGGAGAGAAGGTCATTAGATTCGTTGAAAATCTTAAAAAAGAAATAAGTTTACCGATTTTTTTATGGGATGAAAGACTTACAACTGTTGAAGCAAACAGGATGTTGATAGAAAAAGCAGATGTAAGGCGTTCAAAAAGAAAATTACTCATTGATAAAGTAGCTGCAACGCTAATACTTCAAAGTTATCTTGATTCAAAAAGAAAGAATTAA
- a CDS encoding DUF1292 domain-containing protein, with translation MDNEIIQLVDDEGNEVNFELIASFELDDNKYAVVAPIDDNSDDAYILKVEQDENGEDLFVGIEDEDEFNDVVEAYNELMEEYGEDCDNNECNCNDEKGCNCSHNHEN, from the coding sequence TTGGATAATGAAATAATTCAATTGGTTGATGACGAGGGAAATGAGGTAAATTTTGAACTTATTGCATCATTTGAACTGGACGATAACAAATATGCGGTTGTTGCACCGATTGACGATAATAGTGATGATGCTTATATTTTAAAAGTTGAGCAGGATGAAAACGGAGAAGACTTATTTGTTGGAATAGAAGATGAAGATGAATTTAATGATGTGGTTGAAGCATATAATGAGCTTATGGAGGAATATGGTGAAGACTGCGATAATAATGAATGTAATTGCAATGATGAAAAAGGATGTAATTGCAGTCATAATCATGAAAATTAA
- a CDS encoding peptidase U32 family protein — MIELLSPVGDLERLKIAVNYGADAVYFGGKSYGLRAAVGLSLDEIKYAVDYVKKHSKKAYITINIFPHNEDLKGLAEYIEEINDIGIDAVILSDPGVFSIVREIAPKMEIHISTQANNVNYKSALFWHKLGAKRIVLARELSLEEIKEIRDKTPPSLELEAFVHGAMCISYSGRCLLSNYLTGRDANKGECSHPCRWKYYLVEEKRPGEYMEITEDNRGTYIMNSKDLCMLKYIPEIIKSGVTSLKIEGRNKSSYYIAVVTKAYRKAIDDYLEKDGSYVFDEMLMDEITKISNRGFTTGFYFGKPTTKDYNYATSSYIRNYNFVGLVLDYDEKSGIATIEQRNRVFKGDTVEIIGPDEQFEQIIENMQDANENEIEVAPHPQMIIKIPVKKPVKKYYMLRKKIN, encoded by the coding sequence ATGATTGAACTTTTATCACCAGTAGGGGATTTGGAAAGGCTTAAAATTGCAGTAAACTATGGAGCAGATGCTGTTTATTTCGGAGGGAAGTCTTATGGTTTAAGAGCTGCGGTTGGTTTAAGCCTTGATGAAATAAAATATGCAGTGGATTATGTAAAAAAACATAGCAAAAAGGCATATATTACCATAAATATTTTTCCACATAATGAAGATTTAAAAGGTTTAGCCGAGTATATAGAAGAAATAAACGATATAGGGATTGATGCTGTTATTTTATCTGATCCCGGGGTTTTTTCAATTGTGAGAGAAATTGCACCAAAAATGGAAATACATATAAGCACACAAGCAAATAATGTTAATTATAAAAGTGCACTTTTTTGGCATAAACTTGGCGCTAAAAGAATAGTCCTTGCAAGAGAACTTTCTTTGGAAGAAATAAAAGAAATAAGAGATAAAACACCACCCTCACTTGAACTTGAAGCATTTGTACACGGAGCAATGTGTATTTCGTATTCTGGCAGATGTCTTTTAAGCAATTATCTTACGGGACGTGATGCCAATAAAGGTGAATGTTCACATCCCTGCAGATGGAAATATTATCTTGTTGAGGAAAAACGCCCGGGAGAATATATGGAAATTACTGAGGATAATCGAGGTACCTATATAATGAACTCGAAGGACCTTTGCATGCTTAAATATATTCCCGAAATAATCAAATCGGGTGTTACAAGCCTTAAAATAGAGGGGCGCAACAAAAGTTCATATTATATTGCAGTTGTTACAAAAGCATATAGAAAAGCAATAGATGATTATCTTGAAAAAGATGGCTCTTATGTTTTTGATGAAATGTTAATGGATGAAATCACAAAAATAAGTAATCGTGGTTTTACAACAGGTTTTTACTTTGGTAAACCTACCACAAAAGATTACAATTATGCCACATCTTCGTATATAAGAAACTATAATTTTGTTGGGCTTGTGTTAGATTATGACGAAAAAAGTGGTATTGCAACAATAGAACAAAGGAACAGGGTATTTAAGGGAGATACGGTTGAAATTATAGGTCCGGATGAACAATTTGAACAGATTATAGAAAATATGCAAGATGCAAATGAAAACGAAATTGAAGTTGCGCCACATCCACAAATGATAATTAAAATACCTGTAAAAAAACCTGTAAAAAAGTATTATATGCTTAGGAAGAAAATTAATTAA